One region of Vanessa cardui chromosome 20, ilVanCard2.1, whole genome shotgun sequence genomic DNA includes:
- the LOC124538465 gene encoding EEF1A lysine methyltransferase 1: protein MEDDDDVPTLSSETFAALQEFYAEQRKRQEILEKLESKQQLTENIIFEENWQLSQFWYNESTVQSLVKVVDKCLQDGEKVALISCPTLFVPVKRQLENRARVNLLEYDRRFEVHGIDFIFYDYNEPMKLPSDLGHSFDLVVADPPFLSEECITKTSETIKHLAKDKIIVCTGAIMKEHVEKLLNLKQCTFQPQHRNNLANEFSCYANFDLDSVLR, encoded by the exons ATGGAAGACGACGACGATGTACCGACACTATCCTCTGAAACATTCGCTGCCTTACAAGAATTCTATGCAGAACAACGGAAAAGGCAAGAAATCCTTGAAAAGTTGGAATCGAAACAACAGCTGaccgaaaatattatatttgaagaaaATTGG CAACTAAGTCAATTCTGGTATAATGAGAGCACAGTGCAGTCCCTCGTGAAGGTTGTAGATAAGTGCTTACAAGACGGTGAAAAGGTAGCTCTTATATCATGCCCAACTCTATTTGTACCTGTCAAGAGACAATTAGAAAACAGAGCAAGAG TTAATTTGCTGGAATATGATCGACGTTTCGAAGTTCAcggaatagattttattttctatgaCTATAATGAACCAATGAAGTTGCCTTCAGACTTAGGACACTCCTTTGATCTTGTTGTAGCTGATCCACCATTTCTGTCAGAAGAGTGCATCACAAAGACATCGGAAACAATCAAGCATTTAGCTAaggataaaattattgtatgtacAGGGGCAATCATGAAAGAACATGtggaaaaacttttaaatttaaaacaatgtacatTCCAGCCTCAGCATCGGAACAACTTAGCTAATGAATTTTCTTGCTACGCTAATTTTGATTTGGATAGTGTTTTAAGATGA
- the LOC124538464 gene encoding kinesin-like protein Klp98A isoform X1, producing the protein MASVKVAVRVRPFNQREKDMNAKLIVQMDGKKTRLLTAKNSKEQNDGTREKSKDFTFDHSYWSFDSGDKHFATQDQVFADLGLDVIDSAFEGYNACVFAYGQTGSGKTFTMMGSGSAESQGLIPRICRQLFSRVAAGKESGASYRTEVSYLEIYNERVKDLLATDAGHSLRVREHPKLGPYVQDLSKHLVSDYDDIQECMHRGNLHRTTASTQMNDVSSRSHAIFTITFVQASYLRHNNMPSETVSKVHLVDLAGSERADATGATGQRLVEGAHINKSLVTLGSVISALAEATNQPVDSRTPKSKKVFIPYRDSVLTWLLKDSLGGNSKTIMIAAISPADCNYGETLSTLRYANRAKNIINKPTINEDPNVKLIRELREEIEKLRKQISHNTDPIETEPAVLATLQRKEAQEKVLTEKWTEKWRETQQILQEQKALGLRKSGLGVVLDSDMPHLVGIDDNLLSTGVTLYHLKEGETVIGSEEYSPTPDIVLSGAGVLPLHCRITLQEGVATIIPAPSAQCWLNTVLLDKPAKLSQGCILLLGRTNMFRYNDPAEAAKLRQEGASVMNLSRLSLLSWSTTDLAASNENLNTALSDLESEIRCERIEAQRAELERERQQFELQQEERQRRWHAEREQLLQAQRQLDEERSAMEKEYAAACRRLSGDWRALERGWTLRRRALRCRQRELSARAHSHARAARAVTDQIVKEELQIADLRRRQGGVKDQLQEFVNTKTEELLAQGYYLDESLTPSPESPPSETSTESLMHLLQQCEPNTAKSIKETVERHKKELESLEQELQGRVASVAAHRVKVERLQQELALLAARERGLTRALADGAQHGECGAALPAAGVQRSKSELVLRGRAGGPPARDDAALSADERLHFRSKRLSLSLSLDPLPSPNSTLNTSDTFHTATSSPKPFPSESSLPTPSTTEVSGFASDEPTPLPQFRLGPAPDDSDDMSSTEDYHKPRIVEGQSSSSVERSPEERHQRTKYRRRIRMMFVGDGKSRRQVTEAEALRAMQRLCSRIASQKMLVISSLENDCSKEELNRQIAVLQELQKKYVRLEMALQYSFFDNQPNKRTIMVTPIQETPSLTLSESDMQVASEPAADALHNGRFDDPLRCRLKETEVEASDNVSTSNDELAAEPAWRDPLRALPAPPAPPRALALPRPLSDYGAEGLAHPVDFAEVVSVPGWVTRGAGARTHHEYEVRLRLPHAPTALLRRYRRFRDLYLAARALYGDKVAAIPFPGRALWSSEALARSRRPQLETFLRRLLTVCSTDRRCPLYASPVTRESLVAFSPFFRKGVFESGKCGTG; encoded by the exons gtGTTCGCCGACCTTGGTCTCGACGTGATCGACAGCGCCTTCGAAGGTTACAATGCGTGCGTGTTTGCATACGGGCAGACTGGCAGCGGGAAGACATTCACCATGATGGGTAGCGGGTCGGCG GAATCACAAGGACTTATCCCGCGGATATGTCGCCAACTGTTCTCGCGAGTGGCGGCGGGGAAGGAGTCCGGCGCCTCGTACCGCACGGAGGTCAGCTACCTCGAGATATACAACGAGAGGGTGAAGGACTTGCTGGCCACAGATGCAGGCCACTCGCTGAGAGTCCGGGAGCATCCTAAGTTGGGGCCTTACGTCCAGGACCTTTCCAAACATCTGGTCTCGGATTATGATGACATACAA GAGTGCATGCACCGCGGAAATCTCCACCGAACCACCGCGTCTACTCAAATGAACGACGTGTCGTCCCGATCGCACGCTATTTTCACCATCACCTTCGTGCAGGCGAGCTACTTGCGTCACAACAACATGCCCAGCGAGACCGTGTCCAAGGTTCACCTCGTCGATCTCGCTGGCAG TGAGCGAGCTGACGCCACTGGAGCGACTGGCCAGCGGTTAGTCGAAGGTGCTCATATCAACAAGTCTCTCGTGACACTGGGTTCTGTCATCTCCGCACTCGCCGAGGCCACTAACCAACCTGTTGATA GTCGTACGCCGAAAAGCAAAAAGGTGTTTATTCCATATCGAGATTCGGTGTTGACATGGCTGCTTAAAGATTCACTCGGAGGAAACTCTAAGACTATTATGATTGCTGCG atATCGCCAGCGGACTGCAATTACGGTGAAACGCTATCCACCCTCAGATACGCTAACAGGGCAAAGAACATCATCAACAAGCCCACTATCAACGAGGATCCAAACGTCAAACTCATCAGAGAGCTGCGGGAGGAGATCGAGAAACTGCGCAAACAGATATCTCACAACACG GATCCAATCGAAACGGAACCAGCTGTACTCGCAACTCTGCAACGCAAAGAGGCCCAGGAGAAAGTCTTGACGGAGAAGTGGACTGAGAAATGGCGGGAAACGCAACAGATCCTACAGGAACAGAAGGCGCTGGGTCTCAGGAAGAGCGGACTCGGAGTTGTTCTGGATTCAGACATGCCGCATCTCGTGGGAATCGATGATAACCTGCTTTCAACAGGAGTAACGCTCTACCATCTCAAG GAAGGCGAGACCGTGATCGGCAGCGAGGAGTACTCGCCCACGCCGGACATCGTGCTGTCGGGCGCCGGCGTGCTGCCGCTGCACTGCCGCATCACGCTGCAGGAGGGCGTGGCCACCATCATCCCCGCCCCCTCCGCGCAGTGCTGGCTCAACACCGTGCTGCTCGACAAACCCGCCAAGCTCAGCCAGG GTTGCATCCTTCTCCTCGGCCGCACGAACATGTTCCGCTACAACGACCCCGCTGAGGCCGCCAAGTTACGGCAGGAGGGGGCCTCCGTCATGAACCTCTCCCGCCTCTCTCTGCTCTCCTGGTCCACCACCGACCTCGCAGCGAGCAACGAGAACCTTAATACCGCGCTCTC TGATTTGGAAAGCGAGATCCGTTGCGAGCGTATCGAAGCACAGCGCGCTGAGCTGGAGCGAGAGCGGCAACAGTTCGAGCTGCAGCAGGAGGAGCGGCAACGTCGCTGGCACGCTGAGCGGGAGCAACTGCTGCAGGCGCAGCGGCAACTCGATGAG GAGCGGTCGGCGATGGAGAAGGAGTACGCGGCTGCGTGTCGGCGGCTGTCGGGCGACTGGCGGGCGCTCGAGCGCGGCTGGACCCTGAGGCGGCGCGCCCTGCGCTGTCGCCAGCGGGAGCTCAGCGCGCGCGCACACTCGCACGCACGCGCCGCGCGAGCCGTCACCGACCAG ATTGTGAAGGAGGAACTGCAGATAGCGGACCTGAGACGCCGCCAGGGGGGGGTCAAAGACCAGCTGCAGGAATTTGTCAACACCAAGACTGAGGAACTGCTCGCGCAGGGGTACTACTTGGATGAG aGCCTCACACCGAGTCCAGAAAGTCCTCCTTCAGAAACCTCCACAGAGAGCCTGATGCATCTCCTGCAGCAGTGCGAGCCCAACACTGCAAAGAGCATCAAGGAGACCGTTGAAAGACAC AAAAAAGAGTTGGAGAGCTTGGAGCAGGAGCTGCAAGGGCGGGTGGCGAGCGTGGCGGCGCACCGCGTCAAGGTGGAGCGCCTGCAGCAGGAGCTGGCGCTGCTGGCGGCGCGCGAGCGCGGCCTCACGCGCGCCCTGGCCGACGGCGCGCAGCACGGAG AGTGCGGCGCGGCGCTGCCGGCGGCGGGCGTGCAGCGCAGCAAGTCGGAGCTGGTGCTGCGCGGGCGCGCGGGGGGGCCGCCCGCGCGCGACGACGCCGCGCTGTCGGCCGACGAGCGCCTGCACTTCCGCTCCAAGCGCCTCAG CCTCAGCCTGAGCCTCGACCCGCTGCCGTCCCCGAACTCGACGCTGAACACCTCCGACACGTTCCACACGGCGACGTCCTCGCCGAAGCCATTCCCATCCGAGTCCTCCCTCCCCACTCCGTCCACGACCGAGGTCTCGGGGTTCGCTAGCGACGAGCCCACTCCCCTGCCCCAGTTCAGGCTGGGTCCGGCGCCTGATGATAGCGACGATATGTCGAGCACTGAGGATTATCACAAG CCGCGGATAGTGGAGGGGCAGTCGTCTAGCTCGGTAGAGAGGTCGCCAGAGGAGAGGCATCAGAGGACGAAGTACAGGAGGAGAATCA GAATGATGTTCGTAGGTGACGGTAAGTCCCGCCGGCAAGTGACGGAGGCCGAGGCGCTCCGGGCTATGCAGCGGCTCTGCTCCAGGATCGCCTCGCAGAAGATGCTCGTCATATCGTCGCTGGAAAACGACTGCTCCAAGGAAGAGCTGAACAGACAGATCGCA gTGCTTCAGGAACTTCAGAAGAAGTACGTCCGGCTGGAGATGGCTCTGCAGTACTCCTTCTTCGACAACCAGCCCAACAAGCGGACCATAATGGTGACTCCCATCCAGGAGACCCCCTCGCTGACGCTCAGCGAGAGCGACATGCAGGTGGCCAGCGAGCCCGCCGCCGACGCGCTGCACAACGGACGCTTCGACGACCCGCTGCGTTGCAG ATTAAAGGAGACGGAAGTGGAGGCCTCGGACAACGTGTCGACGTCCAACGACGAGCTGGCGGCCGAGCCCGCGTGGCGCGACCCGCTGCGCGCGCTGCCCGCCCCGCCCGCCCCGCCGCGCGCGCTCGCCCTGCCGCGCCCGCTCTCC GACTACGGCGCCGAGGGCCTCGCGCACCCCGTGGACTTCG CGGAGGTGGTGTCGGTGCCGGGCTGGGTGacgcgcggcgcgggcgcgcgcACGCACCACGAGTACGAGGTGCGGCTGCGCCTGCCGCACGCGCCCACCGCGCTGCTGCGCCGCTACCGCCGCTTCCGCGACCTCTACCTCGCCGCGCGCGCGCTCTACGGGGACAAG GTGGCAGCGATACCTTTTCCCGGCCGCGCCCTCTGGTCTTCAGAAGCGTTGGCACGTTCTAGAAGACCACAGCTGGAGACGTTCCTCAGAAGACTTCTGACGGTCTGCTCGACGGACAGACGGTGTCCGCTGTACGCGTCGCCAGTCACCCGCGAGTCGCTTGTCGCCTTCTCGCCCTTCTTCAGAAAG GGCGTGTTCGAGAGCGGCAAGTGCGGCACGGGATGA
- the LOC124538464 gene encoding kinesin-like protein Klp98A isoform X2, with translation MASVKVAVRVRPFNQREKDMNAKLIVQMDGKKTRLLTAKNSKEQNDGTREKSKDFTFDHSYWSFDSGDKHFATQDQVFADLGLDVIDSAFEGYNACVFAYGQTGSGKTFTMMGSGSAESQGLIPRICRQLFSRVAAGKESGASYRTEVSYLEIYNERVKDLLATDAGHSLRVREHPKLGPYVQDLSKHLVSDYDDIQECMHRGNLHRTTASTQMNDVSSRSHAIFTITFVQASYLRHNNMPSETVSKVHLVDLAGSERADATGATGQRLVEGAHINKSLVTLGSVISALAEATNQPVDSRTPKSKKVFIPYRDSVLTWLLKDSLGGNSKTIMIAAISPADCNYGETLSTLRYANRAKNIINKPTINEDPNVKLIRELREEIEKLRKQISHNTDPIETEPAVLATLQRKEAQEKVLTEKWTEKWRETQQILQEQKALGLRKSGLGVVLDSDMPHLVGIDDNLLSTGVTLYHLKEGETVIGSEEYSPTPDIVLSGAGVLPLHCRITLQEGVATIIPAPSAQCWLNTVLLDKPAKLSQGCILLLGRTNMFRYNDPAEAAKLRQEGASVMNLSRLSLLSWSTTDLAASNENLNTALSDLESEIRCERIEAQRAELERERQQFELQQEERQRRWHAEREQLLQAQRQLDEERSAMEKEYAAACRRLSGDWRALERGWTLRRRALRCRQRELSARAHSHARAARAVTDQIVKEELQIADLRRRQGGVKDQLQEFVNTKTEELLAQGYYLDESLTPSPESPPSETSTESLMHLLQQCEPNTAKSIKETVERHKKELESLEQELQGRVASVAAHRVKVERLQQELALLAARERGLTRALADGAQHGECGAALPAAGVQRSKSELVLRGRAGGPPARDDAALSADERLHFRSKRLSLSLSLDPLPSPNSTLNTSDTFHTATSSPKPFPSESSLPTPSTTEVSGFASDEPTPLPQFRLGPAPDDSDDMSSTEDYHKPRIVEGQSSSSVERSPEERHQRTKYRRRISDGKSRRQVTEAEALRAMQRLCSRIASQKMLVISSLENDCSKEELNRQIAVLQELQKKYVRLEMALQYSFFDNQPNKRTIMVTPIQETPSLTLSESDMQVASEPAADALHNGRFDDPLRCRLKETEVEASDNVSTSNDELAAEPAWRDPLRALPAPPAPPRALALPRPLSDYGAEGLAHPVDFAEVVSVPGWVTRGAGARTHHEYEVRLRLPHAPTALLRRYRRFRDLYLAARALYGDKVAAIPFPGRALWSSEALARSRRPQLETFLRRLLTVCSTDRRCPLYASPVTRESLVAFSPFFRKGVFESGKCGTG, from the exons gtGTTCGCCGACCTTGGTCTCGACGTGATCGACAGCGCCTTCGAAGGTTACAATGCGTGCGTGTTTGCATACGGGCAGACTGGCAGCGGGAAGACATTCACCATGATGGGTAGCGGGTCGGCG GAATCACAAGGACTTATCCCGCGGATATGTCGCCAACTGTTCTCGCGAGTGGCGGCGGGGAAGGAGTCCGGCGCCTCGTACCGCACGGAGGTCAGCTACCTCGAGATATACAACGAGAGGGTGAAGGACTTGCTGGCCACAGATGCAGGCCACTCGCTGAGAGTCCGGGAGCATCCTAAGTTGGGGCCTTACGTCCAGGACCTTTCCAAACATCTGGTCTCGGATTATGATGACATACAA GAGTGCATGCACCGCGGAAATCTCCACCGAACCACCGCGTCTACTCAAATGAACGACGTGTCGTCCCGATCGCACGCTATTTTCACCATCACCTTCGTGCAGGCGAGCTACTTGCGTCACAACAACATGCCCAGCGAGACCGTGTCCAAGGTTCACCTCGTCGATCTCGCTGGCAG TGAGCGAGCTGACGCCACTGGAGCGACTGGCCAGCGGTTAGTCGAAGGTGCTCATATCAACAAGTCTCTCGTGACACTGGGTTCTGTCATCTCCGCACTCGCCGAGGCCACTAACCAACCTGTTGATA GTCGTACGCCGAAAAGCAAAAAGGTGTTTATTCCATATCGAGATTCGGTGTTGACATGGCTGCTTAAAGATTCACTCGGAGGAAACTCTAAGACTATTATGATTGCTGCG atATCGCCAGCGGACTGCAATTACGGTGAAACGCTATCCACCCTCAGATACGCTAACAGGGCAAAGAACATCATCAACAAGCCCACTATCAACGAGGATCCAAACGTCAAACTCATCAGAGAGCTGCGGGAGGAGATCGAGAAACTGCGCAAACAGATATCTCACAACACG GATCCAATCGAAACGGAACCAGCTGTACTCGCAACTCTGCAACGCAAAGAGGCCCAGGAGAAAGTCTTGACGGAGAAGTGGACTGAGAAATGGCGGGAAACGCAACAGATCCTACAGGAACAGAAGGCGCTGGGTCTCAGGAAGAGCGGACTCGGAGTTGTTCTGGATTCAGACATGCCGCATCTCGTGGGAATCGATGATAACCTGCTTTCAACAGGAGTAACGCTCTACCATCTCAAG GAAGGCGAGACCGTGATCGGCAGCGAGGAGTACTCGCCCACGCCGGACATCGTGCTGTCGGGCGCCGGCGTGCTGCCGCTGCACTGCCGCATCACGCTGCAGGAGGGCGTGGCCACCATCATCCCCGCCCCCTCCGCGCAGTGCTGGCTCAACACCGTGCTGCTCGACAAACCCGCCAAGCTCAGCCAGG GTTGCATCCTTCTCCTCGGCCGCACGAACATGTTCCGCTACAACGACCCCGCTGAGGCCGCCAAGTTACGGCAGGAGGGGGCCTCCGTCATGAACCTCTCCCGCCTCTCTCTGCTCTCCTGGTCCACCACCGACCTCGCAGCGAGCAACGAGAACCTTAATACCGCGCTCTC TGATTTGGAAAGCGAGATCCGTTGCGAGCGTATCGAAGCACAGCGCGCTGAGCTGGAGCGAGAGCGGCAACAGTTCGAGCTGCAGCAGGAGGAGCGGCAACGTCGCTGGCACGCTGAGCGGGAGCAACTGCTGCAGGCGCAGCGGCAACTCGATGAG GAGCGGTCGGCGATGGAGAAGGAGTACGCGGCTGCGTGTCGGCGGCTGTCGGGCGACTGGCGGGCGCTCGAGCGCGGCTGGACCCTGAGGCGGCGCGCCCTGCGCTGTCGCCAGCGGGAGCTCAGCGCGCGCGCACACTCGCACGCACGCGCCGCGCGAGCCGTCACCGACCAG ATTGTGAAGGAGGAACTGCAGATAGCGGACCTGAGACGCCGCCAGGGGGGGGTCAAAGACCAGCTGCAGGAATTTGTCAACACCAAGACTGAGGAACTGCTCGCGCAGGGGTACTACTTGGATGAG aGCCTCACACCGAGTCCAGAAAGTCCTCCTTCAGAAACCTCCACAGAGAGCCTGATGCATCTCCTGCAGCAGTGCGAGCCCAACACTGCAAAGAGCATCAAGGAGACCGTTGAAAGACAC AAAAAAGAGTTGGAGAGCTTGGAGCAGGAGCTGCAAGGGCGGGTGGCGAGCGTGGCGGCGCACCGCGTCAAGGTGGAGCGCCTGCAGCAGGAGCTGGCGCTGCTGGCGGCGCGCGAGCGCGGCCTCACGCGCGCCCTGGCCGACGGCGCGCAGCACGGAG AGTGCGGCGCGGCGCTGCCGGCGGCGGGCGTGCAGCGCAGCAAGTCGGAGCTGGTGCTGCGCGGGCGCGCGGGGGGGCCGCCCGCGCGCGACGACGCCGCGCTGTCGGCCGACGAGCGCCTGCACTTCCGCTCCAAGCGCCTCAG CCTCAGCCTGAGCCTCGACCCGCTGCCGTCCCCGAACTCGACGCTGAACACCTCCGACACGTTCCACACGGCGACGTCCTCGCCGAAGCCATTCCCATCCGAGTCCTCCCTCCCCACTCCGTCCACGACCGAGGTCTCGGGGTTCGCTAGCGACGAGCCCACTCCCCTGCCCCAGTTCAGGCTGGGTCCGGCGCCTGATGATAGCGACGATATGTCGAGCACTGAGGATTATCACAAG CCGCGGATAGTGGAGGGGCAGTCGTCTAGCTCGGTAGAGAGGTCGCCAGAGGAGAGGCATCAGAGGACGAAGTACAGGAGGAGAATCA GTGACGGTAAGTCCCGCCGGCAAGTGACGGAGGCCGAGGCGCTCCGGGCTATGCAGCGGCTCTGCTCCAGGATCGCCTCGCAGAAGATGCTCGTCATATCGTCGCTGGAAAACGACTGCTCCAAGGAAGAGCTGAACAGACAGATCGCA gTGCTTCAGGAACTTCAGAAGAAGTACGTCCGGCTGGAGATGGCTCTGCAGTACTCCTTCTTCGACAACCAGCCCAACAAGCGGACCATAATGGTGACTCCCATCCAGGAGACCCCCTCGCTGACGCTCAGCGAGAGCGACATGCAGGTGGCCAGCGAGCCCGCCGCCGACGCGCTGCACAACGGACGCTTCGACGACCCGCTGCGTTGCAG ATTAAAGGAGACGGAAGTGGAGGCCTCGGACAACGTGTCGACGTCCAACGACGAGCTGGCGGCCGAGCCCGCGTGGCGCGACCCGCTGCGCGCGCTGCCCGCCCCGCCCGCCCCGCCGCGCGCGCTCGCCCTGCCGCGCCCGCTCTCC GACTACGGCGCCGAGGGCCTCGCGCACCCCGTGGACTTCG CGGAGGTGGTGTCGGTGCCGGGCTGGGTGacgcgcggcgcgggcgcgcgcACGCACCACGAGTACGAGGTGCGGCTGCGCCTGCCGCACGCGCCCACCGCGCTGCTGCGCCGCTACCGCCGCTTCCGCGACCTCTACCTCGCCGCGCGCGCGCTCTACGGGGACAAG GTGGCAGCGATACCTTTTCCCGGCCGCGCCCTCTGGTCTTCAGAAGCGTTGGCACGTTCTAGAAGACCACAGCTGGAGACGTTCCTCAGAAGACTTCTGACGGTCTGCTCGACGGACAGACGGTGTCCGCTGTACGCGTCGCCAGTCACCCGCGAGTCGCTTGTCGCCTTCTCGCCCTTCTTCAGAAAG GGCGTGTTCGAGAGCGGCAAGTGCGGCACGGGATGA
- the LOC124538467 gene encoding N-alpha-acetyltransferase 80 translates to MEHKGLQVLQLHRYPQYLKPCCKLINEEWPRSETARMMSLEASCDQLPTSLILINADKIILGHCKLTRIPSIPNSCFIETVVISKSMRGQKLGTFLMREVEKYCKNVLKLEMVHLSTKGQENFYAKLGYEFCAPISIYGNSVSHNIAKDSETKNDVMPTKISTTMTAPPPPPMPKPVIVQSTIKTSKTYMFKYLS, encoded by the coding sequence ATGGAACATAAGGGCCTTCAAGTATTACAACTTCATCGATATCCACAGTATTTGAAACCGTGTTGCAAACTTATCAATGAAGAATGGCCACGCAGCGAAACAGCAAGGATGATGTCTCTTGAAGCATCCTGTGATCAATTGCCTACcagcttaatattaataaatgcggATAAAATAATTCTAGGTCATTGTAAGCTTACTCGGATACCGAGTATACCTAATAGTTGTTTCATTGAAACAGTAGTGATAAGTAAATCTATGCGTGGTCAAAAATTGGGCACGTTTTTAATGAGAGAAGTTGAAAAGTATTGtaaaaacgtattaaaattagaaatggTTCATTTATCTACAAAAGGCCAGGAGAACTTTTATGCTAAATTAGGTTACGAATTTTGCGCTCCGATTTCAATATATGGTAACAGTGTTAGCCACAATATCGCAAAAGACAGCGAAACGAAAAATGATGTAATGCCAACAAAAATAAGTACTACTATGACAGCCCCACCGCCCCCACCGATGCCAAAACCTGTAATTGTACAGAGTACTATTAAAACGAGTAAAACGTACATgttcaaatatttaagttaa